The following are from one region of the Deltaproteobacteria bacterium HGW-Deltaproteobacteria-6 genome:
- a CDS encoding 5-carboxymethyl-2-hydroxymuconate isomerase produces the protein MKIIRFVSEHKDVLTGVYSTDRPNFACIIEGDISSSYKITDRKARISQWLSPIMPINILALGINYKKHGDETAMSYPDQPILFIKAVSSTTGSGSPIMLPSAGPDRVDYEAELAVIIGKKVKNISPAHAMDYVLGYTCANDVSARDWQFDKQKGQWARGKSFDTFCPLGPWIVTKDEIPNPNDLGIRCLINGKVVQHARTSDMIFNIQTIISNLSRSMTLLPGTIILTGTPEGVGFTRQPPLFLKDGDTVSVEIEKIGTLTNNVIKEK, from the coding sequence ATGAAAATAATCCGTTTTGTTTCCGAACACAAAGACGTGCTCACCGGAGTTTACTCGACGGACCGTCCGAACTTTGCCTGCATCATTGAAGGCGATATTTCCAGCTCTTACAAAATCACTGACCGGAAAGCCAGGATCAGCCAATGGCTTTCCCCCATTATGCCGATCAACATTCTGGCGCTGGGTATCAATTATAAAAAACACGGCGATGAGACGGCCATGTCCTATCCCGACCAGCCGATTCTGTTTATCAAAGCGGTAAGCAGTACCACCGGATCCGGTTCCCCCATTATGCTGCCTTCGGCCGGACCTGACCGGGTGGATTACGAAGCGGAGCTGGCCGTCATCATCGGGAAGAAAGTAAAAAACATCTCCCCTGCCCACGCTATGGACTATGTACTGGGATACACCTGCGCCAATGATGTGAGCGCCCGCGACTGGCAATTCGACAAGCAAAAAGGACAGTGGGCCAGGGGAAAGAGCTTTGACACCTTCTGTCCGCTGGGTCCCTGGATCGTCACCAAAGATGAAATTCCGAATCCGAACGACCTGGGCATCCGCTGCCTCATCAACGGCAAGGTTGTTCAGCATGCCCGAACCTCGGATATGATTTTTAATATTCAGACGATTATCAGCAACCTGAGCCGTTCGATGACGCTGCTGCCGGGCACCATCATCCTGACCGGCACACCGGAAGGCGTGGGCTTCACGCGCCAGCCGCCATTGTTCCTCAAAGACGGCGATACGGTCAGCGTTGAAATCGAAAAGATCGGAACACTGACCAACAACGTCATCAAAGAAAAATGA
- a CDS encoding cytidylate kinase-like family protein, translated as MKITSPFAITISRQLGCGGGYVGQQLAKSLNIFYADREIINQAAKQFSVLEEDLKSRDEKKLSFWQSFIRSYAVAPDTYVKPHIMPPSDHALFKTESEIIARIAKERSAVIIGRCGAYILREHPNHVSLFLHGDIPFRKNRIQTLYAVSEEAAGSMIAQSDKERAIYHQTVTGQKWTDARRYDLSINTSKTGVDKCIELILKYLDLI; from the coding sequence GTGAAAATTACGTCACCCTTTGCAATTACCATCAGCCGTCAATTAGGCTGTGGAGGAGGCTACGTGGGGCAGCAGCTGGCCAAAAGTCTGAATATTTTTTATGCAGACCGTGAAATCATCAATCAGGCAGCCAAACAGTTTTCGGTATTGGAAGAGGATTTGAAATCGCGCGACGAAAAGAAACTTTCCTTCTGGCAGTCGTTCATCCGATCATATGCCGTTGCGCCGGATACCTATGTAAAACCGCATATCATGCCCCCGTCAGACCATGCCTTATTTAAAACTGAAAGTGAAATCATAGCGAGGATTGCCAAAGAACGTTCGGCGGTGATTATTGGCCGTTGCGGCGCTTATATCCTTCGTGAACATCCGAATCATGTCAGCTTGTTTTTGCATGGCGACATCCCCTTCCGCAAAAACCGCATCCAGACGCTGTATGCCGTATCAGAAGAAGCCGCCGGAAGCATGATCGCCCAAAGCGATAAAGAAAGAGCCATCTATCATCAAACCGTTACGGGGCAGAAATGGACGGACGCCAGACGATATGACCTTTCTATCAATACGAGTAAAACAGGCGTTGATAAATGCATTGAACTGATTTTGAAATATCTGGACTTAATTTAA
- the glyA gene encoding serine hydroxymethyltransferase (catalyzes the reaction of glycine with 5,10-methylenetetrahydrofolate to form L-serine and tetrahydrofolate) — MVTKKQNPSIKNTSLKKQNHSFENCSNSNWESLRQNDPDVFQAIAGEEQRERKGIELIPSENYTYPEVLAANGSIFTNKYSEGYPGKRYYGGQEFTDQIERLAIERAKKVFRCEHANVQALSGSPMNQAVYLAFLKPGDTILGMDLSHGGHLTHGAPVSHMGKLFNFVRYKTNPDNSGKIDFDALMKTALETKPKIVLCGYTSYPRDYNYDNFKRVADAVGAITMADISHIGGLVAADVMKNPFDSGFDIVTTTTHKSLRGPRGALIMCKSKYAGVIDKSVFPGLQGGPHMQTIAAIAVTLGKALEPEFKVYATQILRNARVLAQTLIKNGVKLITNGTDNHMMVIDTVKSFGIDGKQAEIILDSVSITTNKQIIPDDPNPPLRPSGIRLGTPAATTRGMKEAEMIQIGSWIATLLKNYQDEALNGRMKQDVEEFCMRFPVPGLILS, encoded by the coding sequence ATGGTTACGAAAAAGCAAAACCCGTCCATCAAGAACACATCTTTAAAGAAGCAAAATCACTCTTTTGAAAATTGCAGCAACAGCAATTGGGAAAGCCTCAGGCAAAACGATCCGGATGTTTTTCAGGCCATTGCAGGTGAAGAACAGAGAGAACGCAAAGGGATCGAATTGATTCCGTCGGAAAACTATACCTATCCGGAAGTGCTGGCGGCCAACGGTTCCATTTTTACAAACAAGTATTCCGAAGGATATCCCGGCAAGCGCTACTACGGCGGACAGGAATTTACCGACCAGATTGAACGGCTGGCCATTGAGCGGGCCAAAAAAGTGTTCCGCTGCGAGCATGCCAATGTTCAGGCGCTCTCGGGATCACCGATGAATCAGGCGGTCTATCTGGCTTTTCTGAAACCGGGAGATACCATTCTGGGGATGGATCTTTCCCACGGCGGACACCTGACACATGGCGCTCCCGTTTCCCATATGGGGAAATTATTCAATTTCGTCCGCTATAAAACAAACCCTGACAATTCAGGGAAAATCGATTTTGACGCTTTAATGAAAACCGCCCTGGAAACGAAGCCGAAAATCGTCTTGTGCGGTTACACATCCTATCCCAGAGACTATAACTATGACAATTTTAAGAGGGTGGCCGATGCAGTCGGCGCCATTACCATGGCGGATATCTCTCACATCGGCGGACTGGTCGCGGCGGACGTGATGAAAAATCCCTTTGACTCCGGATTTGATATCGTTACGACAACAACGCACAAAAGCCTGCGGGGCCCCAGAGGCGCATTGATCATGTGTAAATCGAAATACGCAGGTGTGATTGACAAGTCGGTGTTTCCGGGGCTTCAGGGCGGGCCGCATATGCAGACTATCGCGGCCATTGCCGTTACGCTGGGCAAGGCGCTGGAGCCTGAGTTCAAGGTGTACGCAACGCAGATTTTGCGGAACGCCAGAGTGCTTGCCCAGACGCTGATCAAAAACGGCGTCAAGTTGATTACTAACGGAACGGACAATCACATGATGGTGATCGATACGGTCAAAAGTTTTGGCATCGACGGAAAACAGGCGGAAATTATTCTGGACAGCGTCTCCATCACCACCAACAAGCAGATTATTCCGGACGATCCAAACCCGCCGCTTCGACCCAGCGGCATCCGGCTGGGAACGCCGGCGGCAACCACCCGCGGTATGAAAGAGGCGGAGATGATTCAAATTGGCAGCTGGATTGCCACGCTGCTGAAAAATTATCAGGATGAAGCATTGAACGGGAGGATGAAGCAGGACGTGGAAGAATTCTGCATGAGATTTCCGGTTCCCGGATTGATCTTATCCTAG
- a CDS encoding biotin carboxylase produces the protein MHMETEKNKNEAAPAKNLPAGQPKTDNSVIRPDLAEVIHRHSFGLDENRPAIVAKRKEKKQRTARGNVMDLCDAGSFIEYGALAIAAQRGRRSVDDLIAKTPTDGMIAGIGSINAAQFGDDKARCMVLAYDYTVLAGTQGYFNHKKKDRMLHLAHEQRLPVVFFAEGGGGRPGDVDAEGVMVAGLDLTTFGAFARLSGYVPVVGIVSGFCFAGNAALLGCCDIIIAAKNSSIGMGGPVMIEGGGLGVFKPEEVGPMDVQTQNGVVDIEVEDDVEAVATAKKYLSYFQGATSSWKASDPLKLRTMVPESRKRAYNVKTLIKALADTDSFLEIRPKFGPSMVTGLIRIEGRPFGIIANNSMVTAGAIEAEGADKAARLMQLCNAHGLPILSLCDTPGFMVGPEIEKRAQVRHVCRMFVVGSHITVPYFTIVLRRGYGLGAMAMARGGFHASFFTAAWPSGEFGGMGLEGAVKAGFKKELAAIEDPQKREELYEFLVGQLYERGKAINMAAHLEIDAVIDPADTRKWIMQGLKSAPAWKQEDACHSFVDPW, from the coding sequence ATGCACATGGAAACAGAGAAAAATAAGAACGAAGCGGCGCCGGCCAAAAACCTGCCGGCCGGACAACCAAAAACCGACAACAGCGTCATTCGGCCCGACCTTGCCGAGGTGATCCACAGACATTCCTTCGGTCTGGACGAGAATCGCCCTGCCATTGTCGCAAAGAGAAAAGAAAAAAAACAGCGCACCGCCCGGGGCAACGTGATGGACCTTTGCGATGCCGGCAGCTTCATTGAATACGGCGCTCTGGCCATTGCCGCACAGCGCGGACGGCGTTCAGTGGATGACCTGATTGCCAAAACCCCGACGGACGGCATGATCGCGGGCATCGGGTCCATAAACGCCGCACAGTTTGGTGATGACAAGGCCCGCTGCATGGTGCTGGCCTATGACTATACCGTTCTGGCGGGCACGCAGGGGTACTTCAACCACAAGAAAAAAGACCGCATGCTGCATCTGGCCCATGAACAACGGCTGCCGGTTGTTTTCTTCGCGGAAGGCGGCGGCGGAAGGCCCGGTGACGTCGACGCGGAAGGCGTCATGGTGGCCGGACTGGACTTGACCACCTTCGGAGCATTTGCAAGGCTGAGCGGGTACGTGCCGGTCGTCGGTATTGTCTCCGGGTTTTGCTTCGCGGGCAATGCGGCCCTTCTGGGCTGCTGTGACATCATTATTGCCGCCAAGAATTCCAGCATCGGCATGGGCGGACCGGTCATGATCGAAGGGGGCGGCCTGGGCGTCTTCAAACCGGAGGAAGTCGGCCCGATGGATGTCCAGACACAAAACGGCGTCGTTGATATTGAAGTGGAAGACGATGTGGAAGCAGTCGCCACGGCCAAAAAATATCTTTCCTATTTTCAGGGTGCAACATCATCGTGGAAAGCCTCTGACCCGCTCAAACTGCGCACCATGGTTCCGGAAAGCCGCAAGCGGGCATACAATGTCAAGACGCTGATCAAAGCTCTGGCGGACACCGACTCTTTTCTGGAAATCAGGCCTAAATTCGGCCCCAGCATGGTCACGGGCCTCATCCGCATTGAAGGCCGGCCGTTCGGCATCATCGCCAACAATTCCATGGTCACAGCCGGCGCCATCGAAGCCGAAGGCGCAGACAAGGCTGCCCGCCTGATGCAGCTTTGCAACGCACACGGCCTGCCGATTCTGTCTTTATGCGACACACCGGGTTTCATGGTCGGACCGGAAATCGAAAAGCGCGCGCAGGTTCGCCATGTTTGCCGCATGTTTGTGGTCGGTTCGCACATCACCGTACCCTACTTTACCATTGTGCTGCGCAGAGGCTACGGCCTGGGCGCGATGGCCATGGCCAGGGGAGGATTCCACGCATCGTTCTTCACGGCCGCCTGGCCCTCGGGAGAATTCGGCGGGATGGGACTGGAGGGCGCGGTCAAGGCGGGGTTCAAAAAAGAACTGGCCGCCATTGAAGATCCTCAAAAACGCGAAGAACTCTACGAGTTCCTGGTCGGCCAGTTATACGAAAGAGGCAAAGCCATTAACATGGCCGCCCATCTGGAAATTGACGCGGTTATCGATCCGGCCGACACTCGCAAGTGGATCATGCAGGGGTTGAAATCCGCCCCCGCGTGGAAGCAAGAGGATGCTTGTCATTCTTTTGTTGATCCATGGTAA
- a CDS encoding ABC transporter ATP-binding protein, with product MLEITTVSKNFGGLAAVSDVSFNVAEGEVVGLIGPNGAGKTTMLNLICGIYTPDQGSIRFDGTDITGLPSHKICKLGISRTYQIPQPFESMTALAGVMVGVLNGKYRPNMSVPDAALEASYYLEFVGLFSKRDTLARDLNLYELRMLELARALATTPKLLLLDEVMAGLNPTEASHALDMIWSAQEQFAFTILWIEHVMKIIMNATQRVVVLQYGKKIAEGPPKEVTSDPKIIEAYLGAKYAQH from the coding sequence GTGCTGGAGATAACAACTGTATCAAAAAATTTCGGAGGGCTTGCCGCCGTGAGCGACGTCAGTTTCAATGTCGCCGAGGGGGAGGTCGTTGGTTTGATCGGGCCCAACGGCGCCGGGAAGACGACGATGCTCAACCTGATCTGCGGTATTTACACGCCGGACCAGGGGTCTATCCGTTTCGACGGAACGGATATCACAGGCCTTCCCAGCCATAAAATCTGCAAGCTGGGCATCTCCCGAACCTATCAGATTCCCCAACCCTTTGAGTCCATGACCGCCCTGGCCGGAGTGATGGTCGGCGTCTTAAACGGAAAATATCGCCCCAACATGAGCGTTCCCGATGCGGCTCTGGAGGCCTCCTACTATCTGGAATTCGTGGGGCTCTTCTCCAAGCGCGACACGCTGGCGCGCGATCTGAATCTTTATGAACTGCGCATGCTGGAGCTTGCCCGTGCTCTGGCCACGACGCCGAAGCTCCTGCTTCTGGACGAAGTCATGGCGGGCCTCAATCCCACGGAAGCGTCACACGCGCTGGATATGATCTGGAGCGCTCAGGAACAGTTTGCCTTTACCATCCTGTGGATCGAACACGTCATGAAAATCATCATGAACGCGACCCAGCGGGTGGTTGTTCTTCAATACGGCAAAAAGATCGCGGAAGGTCCGCCCAAAGAAGTCACCTCGGACCCCAAAATTATCGAGGCCTACCTAGGAGCGAAATATGCTCAACATTAA
- the rplU gene encoding 50S ribosomal protein L21 yields MYAIIKTGAKQHKVSEGDVLSVEKLAGEKGTEIVFNEVLMVSDENSVKIGKPFVEGAKVTGEVVAQTKGPKLIIGKMKKRKGYRKKTGHRQALTSMKINKISI; encoded by the coding sequence ATGTACGCAATCATAAAAACAGGTGCAAAACAACATAAGGTCAGCGAAGGCGATGTTCTGTCTGTTGAAAAACTGGCTGGCGAAAAAGGGACCGAGATTGTCTTTAATGAAGTTCTGATGGTATCGGATGAAAACTCCGTCAAAATCGGCAAGCCTTTCGTGGAAGGCGCCAAAGTCACAGGCGAAGTCGTCGCCCAGACCAAAGGCCCCAAGCTGATTATCGGCAAAATGAAGAAACGTAAGGGTTATCGCAAGAAGACCGGACACCGTCAGGCATTAACCAGCATGAAAATAAATAAGATTTCGATATAA
- a CDS encoding ABC transporter ATP-binding protein, which yields MLNIKDLNAAYGVIPVLHDVNLEIREGELVALLGANGAGKTTLLNNISGVLPAKSGTISFLGEPIQHLSSDRIVNLGISQIPEGRKIFPYLSVKENLLMGASTKKAWKKRREMLEKVYTLFPILNERTNQRASLMSGGEQQMLVIARGLMARPKLLMIDEPSLGLSPLIMSQIYDVIKTFPDEGITVLLSEQNALYALEIANRGYVMQDGHIVLTGTSEFLLNSELVKKAYIGM from the coding sequence ATGCTCAACATTAAAGATCTGAATGCGGCCTATGGCGTGATCCCCGTCCTTCACGATGTGAATCTGGAAATCCGGGAAGGCGAACTTGTCGCGCTTCTCGGCGCCAACGGGGCGGGAAAAACAACCCTGCTCAACAACATCTCCGGGGTGCTGCCCGCCAAATCGGGAACCATTTCCTTTCTGGGGGAACCCATTCAGCATCTGTCTTCCGACCGGATTGTCAATCTCGGTATATCCCAGATCCCCGAGGGAAGAAAAATTTTCCCTTACCTGAGCGTCAAAGAAAATCTGTTGATGGGCGCCAGCACGAAAAAAGCCTGGAAAAAGCGCAGGGAAATGCTGGAAAAGGTCTATACCCTGTTCCCCATCCTGAATGAGCGCACCAATCAGCGGGCAAGCCTGATGAGCGGTGGAGAGCAGCAGATGCTGGTCATTGCGCGGGGATTAATGGCCCGGCCAAAACTCCTGATGATCGATGAGCCCTCCCTGGGACTGAGTCCGCTCATCATGTCGCAGATTTACGACGTGATCAAAACGTTCCCCGACGAAGGCATTACCGTGCTTCTGTCGGAACAAAATGCGTTGTATGCCCTGGAAATCGCCAACCGGGGTTATGTGATGCAGGATGGTCATATCGTGCTCACGGGAACCAGTGAATTTCTGCTGAACAGCGAACTGGTTAAAAAAGCTTATATAGGAATGTAA
- the proB gene encoding glutamate 5-kinase, with translation MNNIRLETFASAKKILIKIGSAVLTGRDGLDLKIIDSLAQEMCDLTRRGFSIILVTSGAIASGKHRLNIQGKLKSIPEKQAAAAVGQGRLMRVYSKAFEKNNLYVAQILLTLADLTDRQRYLNIRNTLSTLMEWHVTPIINENDSVAVDEIKFGDNDNLAAMIANVIEADLFINLTATDGLYDCNPSQSKKAKLIPIVREITDAIEAGATDETSSVGTGGMKSKIIAAKKVTSIGIPCIIAPGKRKKVLSDILAGREVGTLFLPQTSRLNSKKYWIAFTLRPCGRLIVDDGAKKALLDKGKSLLPSGITAVEGKFATGDPVNCVDSEGTLLAKGLVNYSAADIRKILGLKTSQIFSVLGHKDYDEVIHRDNLVITGDIRKNKNCTA, from the coding sequence ATGAATAACATTCGTCTGGAAACGTTCGCATCCGCAAAAAAAATTCTCATTAAAATCGGCTCTGCGGTGCTCACAGGCAGAGACGGTCTGGATCTGAAAATCATCGATTCCCTGGCCCAGGAAATGTGCGACCTGACGCGCCGGGGCTTTTCGATAATCCTCGTCACCTCCGGAGCGATCGCCTCGGGCAAGCACCGTCTGAACATCCAGGGCAAACTCAAAAGCATTCCCGAAAAGCAGGCGGCGGCGGCCGTCGGCCAGGGAAGACTGATGCGTGTCTACTCCAAAGCGTTTGAAAAAAACAACCTTTACGTCGCGCAGATTCTGCTCACGCTTGCGGACCTGACCGACAGGCAAAGATACCTGAATATCCGCAACACGCTTTCCACATTGATGGAATGGCATGTGACGCCCATTATCAATGAAAACGATTCCGTTGCCGTCGATGAAATCAAGTTCGGCGACAACGACAACCTTGCCGCGATGATTGCCAATGTGATTGAGGCGGATTTATTCATCAACCTGACGGCGACCGACGGGCTTTACGACTGCAATCCGTCGCAATCCAAAAAAGCAAAACTGATTCCCATCGTCCGCGAAATCACCGACGCCATTGAGGCGGGAGCCACGGATGAAACGTCTTCCGTCGGCACGGGCGGCATGAAAAGCAAGATTATCGCCGCCAAAAAAGTCACGTCCATCGGCATCCCCTGCATTATCGCGCCCGGCAAAAGAAAAAAAGTTCTTTCGGACATTCTGGCGGGGCGTGAAGTCGGCACACTGTTTTTGCCGCAAACGTCCCGGCTCAACAGCAAAAAATACTGGATCGCTTTTACCTTGCGTCCCTGCGGCCGGCTGATCGTCGATGACGGCGCGAAAAAAGCCCTGCTGGACAAGGGCAAAAGCCTGCTGCCCTCCGGTATTACCGCCGTGGAAGGAAAGTTTGCCACGGGTGATCCCGTCAATTGCGTGGACAGCGAAGGAACGCTGCTGGCCAAGGGGCTGGTCAATTACAGCGCGGCCGACATCCGCAAAATTCTGGGATTGAAAACATCGCAGATTTTTTCCGTCCTGGGGCACAAAGACTATGATGAAGTGATTCATCGTGACAATCTGGTGATTACCGGCGATATCAGGAAAAACAAAAACTGTACCGCGTAG
- a CDS encoding GTPase ObgE: protein MKFVDEAKIFVKAGHGGPGSISFRREKFIAKGGPDGGDGGKGGDVIFRADKSHHTLLDLKYQQHQIAKNGGHGSGNNRTGRSAEDLEVIVPPGTVVKDFETGEILADLAELGQTFIVAKGGIGGKGNAHFKTSTHQTPRFAQEGMEGEERWLKMELKLLADVGLVGFPNAGKSTFISRVSAARPKIADYPFTTLTPHLGVVKYADSPSFVVADIPGLIAGAHEGMGMGIQFLRHVERTSVLLHLIDISEEPNTNALKNYNAIIKELKLYNPQLLEKAQIVALNKIDLPQVKEKVKKSVAQFSKKGIILHPFSAATGVGLQDILRKIVTVLNKT from the coding sequence ATGAAATTTGTTGACGAAGCAAAGATATTTGTGAAGGCGGGACATGGCGGCCCGGGCAGCATCAGTTTCCGACGGGAGAAGTTTATCGCCAAAGGCGGCCCGGACGGCGGCGACGGCGGCAAAGGCGGCGATGTGATTTTTCGCGCAGACAAAAGCCACCACACCCTGCTGGATTTAAAGTACCAGCAGCATCAAATCGCCAAAAACGGCGGGCACGGGTCCGGCAATAACCGCACCGGCCGCAGTGCTGAAGATCTGGAAGTGATTGTTCCGCCCGGAACCGTTGTGAAAGATTTCGAAACCGGTGAGATCCTGGCCGATCTCGCGGAACTGGGGCAAACCTTTATCGTCGCCAAAGGCGGCATCGGCGGCAAGGGCAACGCCCATTTCAAGACGTCCACGCACCAGACGCCGCGTTTCGCCCAGGAAGGCATGGAAGGCGAGGAACGCTGGCTCAAAATGGAACTCAAACTGCTGGCCGACGTGGGACTCGTCGGGTTCCCCAACGCAGGCAAGTCCACGTTTATCTCGCGGGTTTCGGCGGCCCGTCCCAAAATTGCCGACTATCCTTTTACCACCCTCACACCGCATCTGGGCGTGGTCAAATACGCGGACAGCCCGAGCTTTGTCGTGGCTGATATTCCCGGCCTGATTGCCGGGGCGCATGAAGGCATGGGCATGGGCATTCAGTTTCTCCGTCATGTGGAGAGAACGTCGGTGTTGCTGCATCTGATCGACATTTCCGAAGAGCCCAACACCAATGCGCTGAAAAATTATAACGCCATCATCAAAGAGCTGAAACTCTACAATCCGCAATTACTGGAAAAGGCCCAGATTGTCGCACTCAACAAAATCGATCTGCCGCAGGTAAAGGAAAAAGTCAAAAAATCAGTTGCGCAATTTTCGAAAAAAGGGATAATACTTCATCCGTTTTCCGCCGCGACTGGCGTTGGCTTGCAGGACATTTTAAGAAAGATTGTGACCGTCTTAAACAAGACTTGA
- a CDS encoding 50S ribosomal protein L27 has protein sequence MAHKKGQGSSRNGRDSNSQRRGVKVYGGEQIHAGSIIVRQVGTKIHPGNNVGLGKDFTLFALINGVVKYERLDKTRKKVSVYAS, from the coding sequence ATGGCACATAAAAAAGGTCAGGGAAGCTCCCGCAACGGTAGAGACTCCAATTCGCAGCGACGCGGCGTCAAAGTATATGGCGGTGAACAAATTCACGCGGGATCCATTATCGTGCGGCAGGTCGGTACAAAAATTCATCCGGGCAACAACGTAGGCCTGGGCAAGGATTTCACACTTTTCGCGCTGATCAACGGCGTCGTGAAATATGAGAGACTGGATAAAACCCGGAAAAAGGTCAGCGTTTACGCCTCATAG
- a CDS encoding MFS transporter translates to MDKERLWTKDFVTVSVINFLVFLTHFLLMVTIASYAVDKFQASTNIAGLVAGIFIIGALIGRLGTGRIIEDTGSKKVLIISTIFFIITSVLYFAAIHLSLLIIIRLLHGIAFGAASTATGTIVAQIIPDSRRGEGIGCYSMGAILAVALGPFMGMFLIHGVDFKMIFVVTSILAAGSFALSFVVAQPAYESPEYGQDRAVKGFRLSNFLEFKAVPISIIILIIGFSYSGLLTFIPLYAKQIHLVEAASFYFLVYAITVFFSRPVSGRLLDIKGADFVVYPSLFIYAAGMLLFSLANQGIALLLAGVIIGLGYGNFISSAQAISIKGLPPHRLGLATSTFFIFVDLGFGVGPYLLGSLVPFTGYRGLYLIMSIMILATIPLYYFLYGRKASSE, encoded by the coding sequence ATGGATAAGGAAAGGCTATGGACAAAGGATTTCGTCACGGTGTCCGTGATTAATTTCCTGGTATTCCTGACGCACTTCTTATTGATGGTCACGATCGCGTCTTATGCCGTGGATAAATTTCAGGCTTCCACAAACATCGCGGGGCTTGTCGCGGGCATTTTTATCATTGGCGCATTAATAGGCCGATTGGGGACCGGGCGGATTATAGAAGATACGGGCAGTAAAAAAGTGCTCATCATCAGCACCATATTTTTTATTATCACTTCCGTATTATATTTCGCGGCAATTCATTTATCCCTGTTGATCATCATCAGGCTTTTACATGGAATAGCTTTCGGGGCGGCCAGCACCGCCACGGGGACCATCGTCGCCCAGATTATTCCGGACAGCAGGCGCGGAGAGGGCATCGGCTGCTACAGTATGGGCGCAATACTGGCCGTGGCATTGGGTCCTTTTATGGGAATGTTTTTAATTCACGGCGTGGATTTTAAGATGATATTTGTTGTGACGTCGATATTAGCCGCCGGCAGTTTTGCGCTGTCTTTTGTCGTTGCTCAACCGGCTTATGAATCACCGGAGTATGGCCAGGACAGGGCTGTAAAAGGGTTTCGCCTTTCCAATTTTCTGGAATTTAAAGCCGTCCCGATATCGATTATTATTTTAATCATAGGGTTCAGTTATTCCGGCTTATTAACTTTTATCCCCCTGTATGCCAAGCAGATTCATCTGGTGGAAGCGGCAAGCTTCTATTTTCTGGTATACGCCATAACGGTTTTTTTCTCGCGGCCCGTGTCCGGACGTTTATTGGACATAAAAGGAGCTGATTTCGTCGTCTACCCCTCCCTTTTCATTTACGCCGCCGGGATGCTTTTATTCAGTCTGGCCAATCAGGGCATTGCTTTGCTCCTGGCGGGAGTGATCATCGGCCTGGGCTATGGAAATTTCATATCCTCCGCTCAGGCCATTTCCATTAAAGGTCTGCCGCCTCATCGGCTGGGCCTGGCCACATCCACATTTTTCATTTTTGTAGATTTAGGATTCGGCGTAGGACCGTATTTACTCGGTTCATTGGTGCCCTTCACCGGATACCGCGGCTTGTACCTGATCATGTCCATCATGATCCTGGCAACGATTCCTCTTTATTACTTTTTATATGGAAGAAAGGCGTCATCTGAATAG